A stretch of the Aricia agestis chromosome 15, ilAriAges1.1, whole genome shotgun sequence genome encodes the following:
- the LOC121734256 gene encoding chromatin assembly factor 1 subunit A-like, with the protein MKTAKSPKSEEITPSKKVLKQARLPFKLISDVSPKSNTTRPRKRKLSSTDTETASKIGKIKDQNKDTDVCVVISDEDSKDGSKTQNKTLNPFVKIVDVARKKKLQKKSIKKKPVQSKSSVELNSSEKNGTTNDCEVVSIDTDNDSVSAMEDDVDQDEEKGEEKTELSKKHEETETLSCNGNEADLTKDESDAEKEVSDHEDDKKESSVKLSKRNSVSCNGNEADLIKDESDAEKDASDHEDDIQESSVKPSPKRQTRSQKNNLNSSQTSKANESVTSNPSTPKRTNRSSSVTNSNGDTSLNESSNTNLTPKQQQKKLESAKKKEEREKERLEREKKRQQEKEERAKQKQEKEEQRKREKEEKEEAKRKEKEEKEKQKELEKKKEEKEEQKRKEREEKEEQKRKEKEAKEEEKRKKQEALELEKLEQEQKKKKAAEAFVSFFVPKQKIEKDQPTVSKNDRLSSFTIKSDMRLAPTIRSELSDNRKIELENLLSKQCVDKNKLYMHELREGTKKPQTSGKTWPLSDKDDDDVLIIEDELPPVDTAGEIQTCEPAIREKLRPKLLSFHENRRPPYWGTWRKRSKSIKPTQPFKMDQKLLDYDVDSDEEWEEEQEGESIDGSAAGSDDEPEDDYEVDNEVFVPHGYLSDEEATMDDDDVMSLSPETQKAKLKHLEDEFETQLKKPTEKLKPRMYGLLWVTEDGGKPDNCADVLWNYFGKLAMIMNDPTPLLQPSTEQEDTEKKKVKKKKVVAEGEQQDSPKNEKKKKTKVNDKEGKKPKEVKKTQEPKKNQPVINSFLTKLNNTT; encoded by the exons atgaaaactgCCAAATCGCCAAAAAGTGAGGAGATTACGCCGTCTAAAAAAGTTTTGAAACAAGCACGTCTTCCATTCAAGTTAATAAGTGATGTTTCTCCTAAATCTAACACCACGCGACCGAGAAAACGGAAGTTATCATCAACAGACACAGAAACTGCAAGCAAAATCGGTAAAATAAAAGACCAAAATAAGGATACAGATGTGTGTGTTGTGATAAGTGATGAGGATAGCAAAGACGGTTCGAAGACACAGAACAAAACTCTCAATCCATTTGTAAAGATAGTTGACGTCGCGAGAAAGAAGAAATTGCAGAAAAAATCCATAAAGAAGAAGCCTGTACAAAGTAAGTCCTCTGTGGAATTGAATAGTTCTGAAAAAAATGGTACTACCAATGACTGTGAAGTCGTTAGTATAGACACAGACAACGACAGTGTTAGTGCTATGGAAGACGATGTTGATCAAGATGAAGAAAAAGGTGAGGAAAAAACAGAGTTGTCAAAGAAACATGAAGAGACTGAAACTTTAAGCTGTAATGGCAACGAAGCTGATTTAACAAAGGATGAGTCTGATGCTGAAAAGGAAGTCAGTGACCATGAGGATGACAAAAAAGAAAGTTctgtaaaactgtcaaaaagaaATTCTGTAAGCTGTAATGGCAACGAAGCTGATTTAATAAAGGATGAGTCTGATGCCGAAAAGGATGCCAGTGACCATGAGGATGACATACAAGAAAGTTCTGTTAAACCTTCGCCAAAAAGGCAGACAAGGagccaaaaaaataatttaaactcgTCACAGACTAGCAAGGCTAATGAATCTGTCACTTCTAACCCGTCTACTCCAAAACGCACTAACAGGAGCTCCTCGGTCACAAATAGCAATGGGGATACCTCATTAAACGAATCATCTAACACCAATCTTACACCAAAACAA CAACAAAAGAAATTAGAGTCTGCCAAGAAGAAGGAAGAAAGGGAAAAGGAGAGATTAGAAAGGGAAAAGAAGAGACAACAAGAGAAAGAGGAGAGAGCTAAACAGAAACAGGAAAAGGAAGAACAAAGGAAACGcgagaaagaagaaaaagaagaggCTAAAAGAAAagagaaagaagaaaaagagaaacaaaaagaactTGAGAAAA agaaagaagaaaaagaggaaCAAAAACGCAAAGAGAGAGAGGAAAAAGAAGAACAAAAGCGCAAAGAAAAAGAGGCAAAGGAAGAGgagaaaagaaagaaacaaGAAGCCTTAGAACTGGAGAAGCTAGAACAAGAACAGAAGAAAAAGAAAGCCGCAGAAGCTTTTGTTAGTTTCTTTGTACCAAAACAAAAAATTGAGAAGGATCAGCCTACTGTTAGTAAAAACGATAGGCTCTCAAGTTTTACGATAAAGTCTGATATGAGATTAGCACCAACTATAAGAAGTGAGCTGTCGGACAATAGAAAGATAGAGCTGGAAAATTTGCTGAGCAAACAATGtgtagataaaaataaattgtacatGCACGAGTTAAGAGAAGGAACTAAAAAACCACAGACTAGTGGCAAAACTTGGCCCTTGAGTGataaagatgatgatgatgtgttGATAATTG AAGATGAACTGCCCCCTGTAGACACAGCGGGTGAAATACAAACCTGTGAGCCAGCAATAAGAGAGAAGCTACGACCGAAACTGTTGTCTTTCCATGAAAACCGTAGACCACCCTACTGGGGTACATGGAGAAAGAGGAGTAAAAGTATAAAACCAACACAGCCATTTAAAATGGATCAG AAACTTCTAGACTATGACGTCGACAGCGACGAAGAATGGGAAGAGGAACAGGAGGGAGAGAGTATAGACGGCAGCGCTGCTGGCAGTGACGATGAGCCAGAGGATGATTATGAGGTGGACAACGAGGTGTTTGTGCCTCATGGGTACCTCAGTGATGAG GAAGCAACAATGGATGATGACGATGTAATGTCACTTTCACCAGAAACACAGAAGGCTAAGCTTAAGCATTTGGAGGATGAATTTGAAACACAATTGAAGAAGCCCACAGAAAAACTGAAACCCCGCATGTACGGCTTACTTTGGGTTACTGAAGATGGTGGAAAGCCAGATAATTGTGCGGACGTATTATGGAACTATTTTGGCAAATTGGCTATGATTATGAACGACCCTACACCTCTATTACAACCGTCCACTGAGCAAGAAGACACAGAGAAAAAGAAGGTGAAAAAGAAGAAGGTTGTAGCAGAAGGTGAGCAACAAGACAGTCCCAAGaatgaaaagaaaaagaaaacaaaagtaAACGATAAAGAAGGCAAAAAGCCCAAGGAAGTTAAAAAGACACAGGAACCCAAAAAGAACCAACCTGTTATTAACTCTTTTTTGACAAAACTTAATAATACTACTTAG
- the LOC121734257 gene encoding uncharacterized protein LOC121734257, with the protein MSDKIKFRDVYDGIQTFRNFLLGRKYTLHNRFLPFISPRSIPRPDIPKSSVVKYSDNYYAQRHVFDSVKPPVIAPVAEALPADQKCGESTEAVCFQSAPTPGRVWWWDGHSYYEDEKKAIQRKEEPKLEGPK; encoded by the exons ATGagcgataaaataaaattcagaGATGTCTATGATGGCATTCAGACATTTCGAAATTTTTTGTTAGGCAGAAAGTATACTCTGCATAATCGGTTTCTTCCCTTCATATCACCACGATCGATACCTAGGCCAGATATTCCTAAGAGCAGTGTCGTCAAGTATTCTGACAATTACTATGCTCAAAGACATGTCTTTGATTCTGTGAAGCCTCCAGTTATTGCACCCGTAGCTGAAGCATTACCGGCTGATCAAAAATGCGGAGAATCCACTGAGgct GTATGTTTTCAAAGTGCACCAACTCCTGGTAGAGTCTGGTGGTGGGATGGTCATAGCTATTATGAAGATGAGAAAAAGGCCATACAAAGAAAGGAGGAGCCTAAATTAGAAGGGCCTAAATAA
- the LOC121734107 gene encoding dual specificity mitogen-activated protein kinase kinase dSOR1 isoform X2, with the protein MSKMSKNKLNLTLPPGSIDTAPAVTPSNMTPQLKSATASERQGLAGKSKTSIEALTERLEQIEMDDTQRRRIEVFLCQKEKIGELSDDDFEKLGELGQGNGGVVMKVRHKSTGLIMARKLIHLEVKPAIKKQIIRELKVLHECNFAHIVGFYGAFYSDGEISICMEYMDGGSLDLILKKAGRIPESILGTITSAVLKGLSYLRDKHAIMHRDVKPSNILVNSNGEIKICDFGVSGQLIDSMANSFVGTRSYMSPERLQGTHYSVQSDIWSLGLSLVEMAIGMYPIPPPDANTLAAIFGGQNEDHSPGQAPNSPRPMAIFELLDYIVNEPPPKLPSGIFSDDFKDFVDRCLKKNPDERADLKTLMNHVWIRQAEAECVDIAGWVCKTMDLMPSTPNSNVSPFSS; encoded by the exons ATGAGCAAAATGTCGAAGAACAAATTAAACTTGACCCTGCCCCCAGGATCTATTGACACGGCACCAGCCGTGACTCCATCGAACATGACCCCTCAGCTGAAATCAGCAACAGCATCTga GAGGCAGGGTCTTGCTGGGAAGTCCAAGACGAGCATCGAAGCTCTGACGGAGAGGCTGGAGCAGATTGAGATGGATGACACTCAGAGGCGCAGAATTGAGGTGTTTCTGTGCCAAAAAGAGAAAATCGGAGAGCTGAGTGATGATGACTTTGAAAAGCTTGGAGAACTGg gcCAAGGCAATGGTGGAGTGGTAATGAAGGTTCGTCACAAGTCCACCGGTCTCATCATGGCCAGGAAACTCATCCATCTAGAAGTGAAGCCAGCCATCAAGAAACAGATCATCCGAGAGTTGAAAGTATTACATGAATGTAACTTTGCACACATCGTTGGATTTTATGGAGCATTTTATAGCGATGGAGAGATCTCTATATGTATGGAGTATATGGATGGTGGATCTCTGGATTTGATTCTGAAGAAAGCTGGCAGGATTCCTGAGTCAATTCTTG gaACAATCACATCAGCCGTGCTAAAGGGACTGAGCTACCTTCGAGACAAGCACGCCATCATGCATCGCGATGTCAAACCGTCCAACATACTAGTGAATAGCAATGGCGAGATTAAAATCTGTGATTTTGGCGTCTCTGGACAACTTATTGACTCTATGGCCAACTCTTTTGTTGGTACTAGGAGTTATATGTCT CCTGAACGTCTCCAAGGCACCCACTACTCGGTGCAGTCTGACATCTGGTCCCTGGGTCTCTCGCTGGTGGAGATGGCCATTGGCATGTACCCCATACCGCCGCCTGATGCCAACACCCTGGCTGCCATATTTGGCGGACAGAACGAGGATCACTCGCCTGGACAG GCGCCAAACTCCCCGCGGCCGATGGCGATATTCGAGCTCCTGGACTACATAGTCAACGAGCCGCCGCCGAAGTTACCATCCGGGATATTCTCCGACGACTTCAAGGATTTTGTCGACCGCTGCCTCAAGAAGAATCCTGACGAAAGAGCCGACCTTAAAACGCTTATG AACCACGTGTGGATCCGCCAGGCGGAGGCGGAGTGCGTGGACATAGCGGGGTGGGTGTGCAAGACGATGGACCTCATGCCCTCCACGCCAAACTCCAATGTGTCTCCTTTTTCTTCATAA
- the LOC121734107 gene encoding dual specificity mitogen-activated protein kinase kinase dSOR1 isoform X1 produces MSKMSKNKLNLTLPPGSIDTAPAVTPSNMTPQLKSATASEGRRQGLAGKSKTSIEALTERLEQIEMDDTQRRRIEVFLCQKEKIGELSDDDFEKLGELGQGNGGVVMKVRHKSTGLIMARKLIHLEVKPAIKKQIIRELKVLHECNFAHIVGFYGAFYSDGEISICMEYMDGGSLDLILKKAGRIPESILGTITSAVLKGLSYLRDKHAIMHRDVKPSNILVNSNGEIKICDFGVSGQLIDSMANSFVGTRSYMSPERLQGTHYSVQSDIWSLGLSLVEMAIGMYPIPPPDANTLAAIFGGQNEDHSPGQAPNSPRPMAIFELLDYIVNEPPPKLPSGIFSDDFKDFVDRCLKKNPDERADLKTLMNHVWIRQAEAECVDIAGWVCKTMDLMPSTPNSNVSPFSS; encoded by the exons ATGAGCAAAATGTCGAAGAACAAATTAAACTTGACCCTGCCCCCAGGATCTATTGACACGGCACCAGCCGTGACTCCATCGAACATGACCCCTCAGCTGAAATCAGCAACAGCATCTga ggGTAGGAGGCAGGGTCTTGCTGGGAAGTCCAAGACGAGCATCGAAGCTCTGACGGAGAGGCTGGAGCAGATTGAGATGGATGACACTCAGAGGCGCAGAATTGAGGTGTTTCTGTGCCAAAAAGAGAAAATCGGAGAGCTGAGTGATGATGACTTTGAAAAGCTTGGAGAACTGg gcCAAGGCAATGGTGGAGTGGTAATGAAGGTTCGTCACAAGTCCACCGGTCTCATCATGGCCAGGAAACTCATCCATCTAGAAGTGAAGCCAGCCATCAAGAAACAGATCATCCGAGAGTTGAAAGTATTACATGAATGTAACTTTGCACACATCGTTGGATTTTATGGAGCATTTTATAGCGATGGAGAGATCTCTATATGTATGGAGTATATGGATGGTGGATCTCTGGATTTGATTCTGAAGAAAGCTGGCAGGATTCCTGAGTCAATTCTTG gaACAATCACATCAGCCGTGCTAAAGGGACTGAGCTACCTTCGAGACAAGCACGCCATCATGCATCGCGATGTCAAACCGTCCAACATACTAGTGAATAGCAATGGCGAGATTAAAATCTGTGATTTTGGCGTCTCTGGACAACTTATTGACTCTATGGCCAACTCTTTTGTTGGTACTAGGAGTTATATGTCT CCTGAACGTCTCCAAGGCACCCACTACTCGGTGCAGTCTGACATCTGGTCCCTGGGTCTCTCGCTGGTGGAGATGGCCATTGGCATGTACCCCATACCGCCGCCTGATGCCAACACCCTGGCTGCCATATTTGGCGGACAGAACGAGGATCACTCGCCTGGACAG GCGCCAAACTCCCCGCGGCCGATGGCGATATTCGAGCTCCTGGACTACATAGTCAACGAGCCGCCGCCGAAGTTACCATCCGGGATATTCTCCGACGACTTCAAGGATTTTGTCGACCGCTGCCTCAAGAAGAATCCTGACGAAAGAGCCGACCTTAAAACGCTTATG AACCACGTGTGGATCCGCCAGGCGGAGGCGGAGTGCGTGGACATAGCGGGGTGGGTGTGCAAGACGATGGACCTCATGCCCTCCACGCCAAACTCCAATGTGTCTCCTTTTTCTTCATAA